In Paenibacillus protaetiae, the genomic stretch CCGGGCTTCGCACATGGAATAAGCTGTCGCCGTATCCGGAAGAGATGAACCGCCAGCTTGCCGGCGTGTTGTCCGATGTTCACTTTGCGCCTACGGAATGGTCGGCTAGTAACCTGCGCAAAGAAAACAAGCCGGAATCGGCGATTTATATTACAGGCAATACGGCAACGGATGTGTTCCAGTATACGGTGGATCCGCAGTTCCAGCATCCGGTTATTGACTGGGCCAAAGGCAAAAGGATGATTCTGATGACCGCACACCGCCGCGAAGCGCTGGGCGAGCCTCACCGGAATATTTTCCGTGCCGTCAAACGGATTGCTGATGAATTTGAAGATGTAGCGATTGTATACGCTGTGCATCCGAATCCGGCAGTCCGCGAGCCGGCTAACGAAATTTTGGGCGGCCATCCCCGCGTGAAGCTGATCGAGCCGCTGGATGTGTTTGAATTCCACAATTTCTATCCGCACGCTTATATGATTATGACGGATTCGGGCGGCCTGCAGGAGGAAGCTCCTTCGTTTGGCGTTCCTACGCTGGTGCTGCGGGATACGACGGAACGTCCGGAAGGGATTGAAGCCGGCACGCTTGAACTGGTCGGGACGGATGAAGACCAGGTATACAGCCGTGCGTATGCGCTGTTAACCGATACGGCTTTATATGAACGGATGAGCAAAGCCGCTAACCCGTACGGCGACGGACAAGCTTCGGTCAGAATCGTTCAGGCGCTGCTCCATCATTTTGGAAAAACGGATGTGCGCCCGGATTCGTTCACACAAAATTCATAGTTTTCAGCAGGGTTAGAGGGATGGCTGCATAATATACAGCATACAGTGGTACTGTACGGTTTACAAAACGGGAAAATCCAAGTGCCACAAGGCTTTTCGGCTTTTTGTTCACTAAATGTTCGCTGCAAAATTGATTGACAAAGGCCGCGCTATTTCGATAAAATATATGAGGATTGACAGGGGTATGAAACCATGAACAAAAAGAGCAAAAGGGACAATCCGCTGTATGCGGCCGGTTTGGTTGGGGCGCTTGGCGTTGAGGTTGTCGTCTGCATCTTTTTAGGTTACTGGATCGGATCGTTCGCCGGAAACCGTCTCGGCGGTCAGAAGGAATGGATGGTCGGAGGCATACTGGTTGGTCTGGCTGTCGGCATACTCTCTGCCATTCTTATTGTAAAGAAGGTTATGGAGGAAACCGATGGATAAACTAATGAAGACGGCAGTTCGCATTGCGCTGTGCGTGGCTGTGGCATGCCTGATTATATGGGCTGCTGTGCCGGACTTGCGAACGGTTAGTCTGGGTTTTCTGCTCGGATTGGCAGGAAGTCTAATGAATGCGTTTTTATTGAAGCGGCGCGTAGAGTTCATTGCTTTAAGAGCAGCCGGAGGCGACACGCGCAAGAGAAGGGGAATTGGCCTTAGCAGCCGCATTGCGACAGTATTGTTCGTAGCGATGATGGCCTATCGTTTCCCGGAAAAGTTTAACATGCCGGCTGCATTGATTGGCTCTGCGCTTTTACCGATTGTAATATTGGTAGCGGCGAGTATCCAGAACAAGAATTTAACTAACGGAAAGGGGTGAAATTTACAATGCATGAATTTCCCGTGTGGCAAGTGGGAGGTTTGCAAATCGACATTTCGACTTTTGTTGCGATAACGATTTCAGCGATTGTTACATTTATCATCGCGAGATTGGCGGTTCGTAATCTGTCGGTAGACAAGCCGTCCAAACTTCAGAACTTTATGGAGTGGGCAGTTGAGTTTGTTCAAAATCAGATTTCGAGTACAATGCCGATTCACCGAGTGAAGCCTTATCTTTCGTTAGGCATGACGCTGATTTTGTTCATTCTTGTTTCCAACCTGCTTGGATTGCCTTTCGGGATTGTGACGGAAACGCATCACCCGCATGAGGCGCTTGGCATCACGCAAGCGATGATTGACGATAAGGACGGCGAAGTTGAAATCGCATGGTGGAAATCGCCAACAGCCGATCTTTCGGTTACTTCCGGTCTTGCTTTAATCACGTTTGTGATTGTCCATTTCCTCGGCTTGAAGCTGAATAGAAAACATTATCTGAAGCATTACTTCCATCCGTACCCTGTTTTCTTCCCGATCAACGTGATTGAGACGCTGTCGAAGCCGGTTACGCTGGCTCTCCGGTTGTTCGCAAACATTTTTGCGGGCGAGGTGCTGATCTCGACGATTTTGATGATGGGTTGGGTCGGTACGCCGTTCCTGATCGCATGGCAAGGCTTTAGCTTGTTTGTTGGTGGGGTTCAAGCGTTCTTGTTCATGATTTTGACGATGGTGTACATTTCGCAATCGGCAATCCATGACGAAGAGCATTAACATCTTTTTTTACAGCCCGAAGCGCAGCAATGCGAAGGCGGGTATCGCTATACCATTTAAAATGACCATATTTGAGGAGGATTTTAAACAATGAGTATATTGGCAGCAGCAGTAGCAGTAGGTTTGGGCGCAATCGGCGCCGGCGTAGGTAACGGTCTTATTATCGGCAGAACGGTTGAAGGTATCGCTCGTCAACCAGAACTGCAAGGCAAACTCCAAACGACGATGTTTATCGGCGTTGGTATCGTCGAGGTTGTTCCGATCATCGCGGTCGTTATCGGCTTCTTGGCGTATTTCAGCTAATCAATTTAAACAACTGGCGGGGAAGGCCTAGCCCTCTTCGCCTTCCTTTTGATTGGGACATATTCAGGGTTAGAAAGGAGTGGCTTCAATGGCATGGCATTGGGAATCGACAGTATATGCGATTATTGCATTTGGCATTTTATACTGGCTGCTTAGCAAATATGCCTTCGGTCCGCTGTTCGGTATTATGGAGCAGCGCAGACAAATGGTGCTTGAGCAAATGAACTCGGCTGAATCCAGTCGTCAGGAAGCTCAGCAGCAAATGGAAGAGCAAAAAGCTGCTCTGGAACAAGCACGCAAAGAGGCTTATGCGATTATTGAGCAAGCTAGAGTAACAAGCACGAAAACAGCGGAAGAAATCGTGACAGCTGCGAAATCGGAAGCTGCCCGTTTGAAAGAAGATGCGCTTAGCGATATTTCGAATGAGAAAAACAAAGCGATTGAAGCTTTGCGTTCCGAAGTTGGCGGCATTTCCGTTCAAATTGCTTCGAAAATTATCGAGAAGCAAGTGGATGAGAAGTCTCAGGAGCAAATCATTGACCAATACCTGAAAGAGGTAGGAAGCAAATGAGCCGGGACACGGTCGTAGCGAAGCGCTACGCGAAAGCGTTGTTTGAGCTTGCGCAGGAGCAGAGTGTCGTGCATGAAGTGGAAGAACAGCTGAAGCTGATTGCCAGCGCACTGAACCAAGATCCGGAAATCGAGAAATTCCTGTTGTTCCCTGGAATTGGCGCGGAGAAGAAAATTGAGGCTATCAAAGGCGCTCTCGGTGACCGTCTATCCGCCCTCGTGCTCCATACGGTGGAACTGCTTATCGTTCGTGGGCATCAAGACGTGATCGCAGACGTATATGAAGCCTTCACTAAAATAGCTGGAGAAGCACTGGGCCAGGCGCACGCATCCGTTTATTCGGCTAAACAGCTGACGGCAAACGAGCTGGCAGAGGTAACTTCCCAATTTGAGCAAATTACCGGCAAAAAAATTATCCCGCAAACGTTTGTTGAGCCTTCGCTGCTTGGCGGCGTGCAAGTGCGGATCGGCGACCGCCTGTATGACGGAAGCTTGTCGGGCAAGCTGGAACGCTTGCAAAAAGCTTTGAAATAATAAGTGACGGTAGATAAGGGGTGAGCGAATTGAGTATCAGACCTGATGAAATCAGCACGCTGATTAAACAGCAGATCGAACAATATAAATCCGAAATTCAAGTCGTAGACGTTGGTACCGTTATTCAAGTTAACGACGGTATTGCCCGCGTTCACGGACTCGAAAATGCGATGGCAGGCGAATTGCTTGAATTCGCTAACGGCGTTGTGGGCATGGCCCTCAACCTCGAAGAAAGCAATGTCGGTGTCGTTATTCTTGGTCCATTCACGGGAATCCGCGAAGGCGACCAAGTGAAGCGTACCGGCCGCATCATGCAAGTGCCTGTAGGCGAAGAGCTTCTTGGCCGCGTAGTTAACACGCTTGGCCAGCCGGTTGACGGCAAAGGGCCTATTAACACAACTCATACTCGCCCAATCGAATCGCCAGCTCCTGGCGTTATTGATCGGAAATCGGTTCATGAGCCGATGCAAACGGGTATCAAAGCTATCGATGCGATGGTTCCTATCGGCCGCGGCCAACGGGAATTGATCATCGGTGACCGCCAAACCGGTAAAACAGCAATTGCAATTGATGCGATCATCAACCAAAAAGGCAACGGCGTTAAATGTATTTATGTCGCTGTCGGCCAAAAACAATCCACGGTAGCTAACGTTGTGGAAACACTCCGCAAAAACGGCGCTATGGATTACACGATCGTCGTTACGGCTTCGGCTTCCGAGCCGTCCCCAATGCTGTACCTGGCTCCTTATGCCGGCGCGGCAATGGGCGAATACTTCATGTACAAAGGCGAGCACGTCCTGATTATTTATGACGACTTGTCCAAACAAGCGGCTGCATACCGCGAATTGTCCCTGCTTCTTCGCCGTCCTCCGGGTCGGGAAGCTTACCCAGGTGACGTATTCTACCTGCACTCCCGCCTGCTGGAACGTGCAGCTAAGCTGAGCGATGCAAGAGGCGGCGGTTCGATGACGGCATTGCCATTTATCGAAACCCAAGCATCCGACGTATCGGCTTACATTCCGACGAACGTAATCTCGATTACGGACGGACAGATCTTCCTGGAGTCCGACTTGTTCTACTCCGGCCAACGTCCGGCTATCAACGTAGGTATTTCCGTATCCCGCGTAGGTGGTTCGGCACAAATCAAAGCGATGAAAAAGGTTGCCGGCACGCTCCGTCTGGACCTTGCGGCTTACCGCGAGCTTCAAGCGTTCTCGCAGTTCGGCTCCGACTTGGATAAATCGACGCTGGCCCGTCTGAACCGCGGTGCCCGCACGATGGAAATCCTGAAGCAAGGCGTTAACCAACCAATGCCGGTCGAGAAACAAGTTATTTCCATCTACACGGCTGTTAAAGGCCATCTCGACGAAATTCCGGTTGCTGACGTGCTCCGCTTCGAAAAAGAGTTCCTGGCGTACCTGGATTCGAACAAACCGGAAATCGGCCAATCGATCCGCGATACGAAAGATCTTGTTGCTGACAACGAGAAAGCTCTTGTGGATGCCATCAATACGTTCAAGAAAAGCTTTGCCGTAACGGCTTAATGAAATATACGTCTCAACGCCCGTTCTGTCATGTACGGGCGTAGGCGCTTCGTTATACAAAAACCAGGCTTTGGCGCCCCCAAAGCAACAAAGGCGGGTGAATACTAGTGGCAAAAGGCATGCGCGAGATTAAGCGTGAGATTAAAAGCACGCAAAATACGAAGCAAATCACGAAAGCGATGGAAATGGTTGCGGCTTCCCGTCTGAGACGCGCTCAGGAGGCTGCGCAAGCAGCACGCCCTTACGCGGATAAGCTGAAGGAAGTAGTAGCTAACATTGCAGCCGGAACCAGAAACGTAAAGCATCCGATGCTTCAAAGCCGTCCGATCAAAAAAACAGCTTACTTGGTTGTTACTTCTGACCGCGGTTTGGCAGGCGGCTACAATGCCAACGTGCTTCGTCTCGTTACACAAATGATTCGCGAGAAGCATAAATCGACGGAGGAATACGCGATTTTCGTCATCGGACGGAAAGGCCGCGATTACTTCCGCCGCCGCAATATGCCAATCGTAGAAGAGGTTATCGGTTTGTCGGACAACCCGACCTATGCGGAAATCCGTGCAGTGTCGAACACGGCTGTCAATAAATTCGCGGAAGCGGAATATGACGAGCTTTACCTTTGCTATAACCAATTTGTCAATGCAATGACCCAAATTCCGCAGGCGAAACGTCTGCTGCCTCTTGATGATATCAGCGAAAGCGGCAACGCAAACGTGACGGCATATGAGTATGAGCCATCGGCGGAAGGCGTTCTGGCCGAGCTTCTTCCGAAATATGCTGAAATGATCATCTACAGTGCTGTTTTGGACGGCAAAGCAAGCGAATTTGGCGCACGTATGACTGCAATGGGCAGCGCAACAAAAAATGCAACAAAGATGATCGCACAAAAAACGCTTGCATACAACCGTGCGCGTCAAGCGGCAATTACGCAAGAAATTTCCGAGATTGTTGCAGGCGCAAACGCTCAGGCATAAGCAGGAGAAGTCGGGCCGTTTGGCAGCAAGCGGCTTGATTCTTTACGGTTTCATAAGAAGGTACAGGAGGGAAAACCATGAAAAAAGGACGCGTTTTATCGGTTCAAGGTCCGGTCGTTGACCTTGAGTTCGAACGCGGTAATTTGCCGGAGATTCTGAACGCCGTCAAAATTAATCATAAAGCAGAAAACGGTGGCGTCGATATTAATCTGACGCTGGAAGTAGCCGTTCACCTCGGCGACAACACCGTTCGCGCGGTAGCCATGAGCTCGACCGACGGTCTCGTTCGTGGTTTGGAAGCAATCGACACGGGTGCTCCAATCACAATCCCAGTTGGCGCTCCAACATTGGGCCGCGTATTTAACGTACTTGGCGAACCGATCGACGAAGCAGGCGACGTCACTTCCGACATTAACCTGCCGATCCACCGTCAAGCGCCTTCTTTTGAAGAATTGTCCGTACAAGCGGAAATTCTCGAAACAGGCATCAAAGTTATCGACTTGCTTGCTCCGTACACGAAAGGCGGAAAAATCGGGCTGTTCGGCGGTGCGGGCGTAGGTAAAACGGTAACGATCCAGGAATTGATCAACAATATCGCGCAAGAGCATGGCGGTATTTCCGTATTCGCGGGCGTTGGTGAACGTACTCGCGAAGGTAACGACTTGTACCATGAAATGAAAGATTCCGGCGTATTGCCTAAAACGGCAATGGTATTCGGACAAATGAACGAGCCGCCAGGCGCACGTCAACGTGTTGCTTTGACGGGTCTTACGATGGCTGAATACTTCCGTGATACGGAAGGCCGCGACGTGCTTCTGTTCGTCGACAACATTTTCCGCTTCACGCAAGCGGGTTCCGAAGTATCCGCCCTTCTTGGCCGTATGCCATCCGCGGTAGGTTACCAGCCTACGCTCGCTACGGAAATGGGTCAGCTTCAAGAACGTATTACGTCGACGAAAAAAGGTTCCGTTACATCGATCCAAGCGATCTATGTACCTGCCGATGACTATACAGACCCGGCTCCTGCTACGACGTTCGCCCACTTGGACGCAACGACTAACCTGGAGCGTAAAATTTCCGAGATGGGTATCTTCCCTGCGGTTGACCCTCTTGCATCGTCTTCGCGCATCCTTTCCCCGGACATTCTGGGTGAAGAGCACTACAACGTAGCGCAAGGCGTTAAGAAAATTTTGCAAAAATATAAAGAGCTTCAAGATATTATCGCCATCCTGGGTATGGATGAATTGAGCGAAGACGACAAGCTTACCGTTGCACGCGCTCGTAAAATTCAATTGTTCCTGTCCCAGCCGTTCCACGTTGCAGAACCTTTCACCGGCAACAAAGGTATCTATGTACCGGTTAAAGAAACGGTTCGCAGCTTCAAGGAAATTCTCGAGGGCAAACATGATGACCTGCCGGAAGAAGCTTTCCGTTATGTAGGTACGATTGAACAGGCCGTGGAGAAAGCCAAAACGCTTGTGTAGTGAAAGGCGGGAGGAATCCACATGAGCACTTTTCTAGTTGAAGTCGTTACGCCTGAGCGTAAAGTTTATGCGGAAACGGCAAACATGGTCAGCGTGAAAGGCTCGGAAGGCGAACTCGGCATTTTGCCGAATCACGTTCCGCTTGTTACTACGCTTCGTATTGCTCCGGTCGTGATCAAACGCGACGGCAAGCAAGATGTAATCGCCGTTCATGGCGGTTTTATCGAAGTTCGCAAGGACAAGATTGTCATTCTCGCAGAAACGGCTGAGCTTCCTGGCGACATTGATGTCGAACGTGCACGCCAGTCGAAGGAGCGCGCTGAACAGCGCCTGGCCAACAACAAACGTGACGAAGTCGATTACCGCCGCGCCGAGCTTGCTCTGCAGCGTGCCGTAACTCGTATTAACGTTACAGGCAAATAAGTTTTATCATAACCAACAACACAACCAGGGAAACACCGTATCTGAACCGCTTCCGGCGGACAGAGCGGTGTTTTTTTGTGCCATGGACAGGTTGTTCGTTTACGGCTGGCAGAGACGGTTGCTATAATACAGGTAATTGGTGCATGAAAACGGCTCGAATTAAGATAAGGATTTGGATTTGGCGAGAACCGGAAAGGAGCAGACAGCGTGATCGAAATTCATACTCATATTTTGCCCGGCATTGATGATGGAGCAGCGGATTGGGACATGGCGCTCCAGCTTGCGCAATCGGCTGCAGCTCAAGGAATAACGGATATTATCGCAACACCGCATCACCGGAACAGCTCGCATTACAATCCTGCACAATCCGTCGTTACGTTAACGGAGCAGCTCAATGAACGTTTGGCCGCAGCGGGAATAGCGGTAACCGTTCACCCCGGTCAAGAGGTGCATCTTCATCGGGAGCTGCTGGATCATTGGCAGAAAGGCGAGCTGCTGACCTTGGCGAACGGGCCATACATGCTGCTGGAAATGCCGCACTCCAGAGTGCCGGAGTATATGGAATCAATCGTCTATGAGCTGGGAATTGCCGGTATACGCGCTGTAATTCCGCATCCGGAACGGAATGCAGAAGTCGCACGCCATCCGGACAAGCTGGAGCAGCTTGTGGAACTTGGAGCTTTAGCGCAAGTAACGAGCGCATCGCTATTGGGCGGTTATGGCAAAGGAATTGAACGGTTATCCTGGTCGTTGTGTAAAAAAGGCTTTATTCATCTCATTTCCTCCGATGCGCATCATCCGGTCAGGAGAGGCATACAGCTGGCCGAGGCTTACGAGCAGGCGGAGCGGCAATTAGGCGCAGAGTGGTCCGGCTATTACCGGGATAATGCGGCAGCGGTGCTTGCGGGCAAACCTATCGACGCGGAATTCCGTCCGGCATTGCAAAAAGCAAGCGGCTGGCAGCGGATAAGAGGTTTGTTTACATCCTAATAAAGAAGAGTGTAGCTCTATCGTCTTAACGGAAAGAAAAGTCGCGGATGGCATGAAAATTAACCCATCTCAGCGGCTTTCTTTATTTTTTTAAACAAATTTCGCTGTAATTATAGGTAAATTATGTTGTTTATGTTAGTATAGTTGACATAGGTGAATAGATCGTCATGGGAGGAGAGACCTATGTTTGACTGGCTAGGTTTTAGAAAAGGGCTTCCGCTTTTTAGATCATGGCAATTGAATCAACACCTCAAGGGGGATATTGAGGACGTATTTGAAGGCATTGCCGAAACAAGGCGGCAGCTGCTGACGGATTGGGCAGGAGAATATTGGGGGTATATGGAGAGGCTCGCCGGCACCATACAAAAAGAACTGGCGGCTTCGGGCGGATTTGCCGGTGCGGATGCAGGCCGGATGAAGGAATTGCTCCATATGACGTATACGCGCGGCACTGATTTTACGGAGCTGTTTGTGCTGGATACAGGCCAACAGGTCTTGTATTCCACGTGTGAAAAGCGGTCCGGTACAATCTGCTCGCCGGACGAGCCGTTGTACCCCGGCATTGTATACAGCAAAGGGCAGCAAGGCGGACAATGGCGGCCATGCCTTTTCGGGCCGTTTGGCGACCGGGTTACGGAACAGCTTGGACCACGCACTTCTTCGTTTCACGACAAAATGACGTTAATGTTTCTGCTCCCGCTGCAGGTGGACGGGCTGTATGCAGGCCTGTTGTGCGGACGGGTGCCGAATGATGTGATCGGCGATTTGATCCAGCGGGAGTCGGGGCATGTCTATCCGGATTCCGGCGATAATTATTTGTTTATGGCGAAACCGCGCCTGAACACGCAAATTGAGCCAGGTACAGCGTTGTCGCGGAGCCGGTTTGAAGACCGGACCTTTACCCGCGGCGAAAATTTGAAGGACGGCGTTACAACTGACTGGGGAACGGTATCGGTTCAAGAGCATACCGAGCTTGAAATTATTTTTACCGATCCGGCAACGGGACAACTTCATCCCGGCGTAGCGAATACGATTCGCAACGGCAGCAATTTATTCGTGGAGTTCCCGGGTTACTCCGATTACCGGCATATTCCCGTTATCGGGAAAGGCGTCACGTTCCAGCTTCCGCATTGTCCCGATATGTGGGGCATGATGTGCGAAGCGGATTTGGAGGAGGTATACCGGATACGAAGCATCCGTTACCGCGAGTCCCGCATCGGGTTATGGTCTTCGCTGGGGCTTGGCGTGTTAATGGCTGTGCTGGTTTATATGGTTGCGCAATATGCCGCGCAGTGGGTAGCGGCGACGGCGGCGGGGCTGTTTGCGTTTGTGTATGCGATTGCGGTAACCGGCCGCTTGCAGCGGCGGGAAACGAACCGGATAATCGACAAGCTGCAGGACATTACCCGGTTTATCCGCATGAATGCGGAAGGGGAAGGCGATTTGACGGAACGGCTTCCGCTTGCTTCGTTTGGCAACGACGAAACGAAAGAGCTGGCCAAATGGATCAATAATATGATCGACTCGCTGGAAGGGATTATGCTGAAAGTGAAGCTGGCCGCACAAGACGTGATGTCCAGCCAGCAGACGCTTGGCCAATCCGCAGAGGAGACTGCGCATTCGACCGAGAGGGTGAACGCCAAGATGAGCCATATGATTGGCGGGCTTCTGACCCAGCTGCAGGATATTGACACGGCCAAGGATGCGGCAGCCGATATGCGCGGAACGCTCCGCCTGCTGGAGCGGCAAGCTGCGGAGCAAATTGCGGTAGCGCAGTTTGAGGTCGACCGCATTGGAGACAAAATGGATCACATATCAAACCGGGTAAATGAAACGAATGAGACGATCCGCAGTTTTATGCGGACTGTGGATGAAATTCGGGGCGTGCTCCAGGTTATTGGGGAAATATCGTCGCAAACTCATTTGCTGGCGCTTAACGCTTCTATCGAAGCGGCCAGAGTGGGCGAACAGGGACGCGGATTCGAGGTTGTAGCCGCAGAAATCCGCAAGCTGGCAGAAATGACACGCAGCTCGACGGAAGAAGTCCATCAAATTACGCATGAAATATACGAGAAAGCCAAACAGGCCTATGCGTCTATGGATGAAGGAACGAAAGTGGTGGAGGAAGGCAGCCAGCTTGTCGCTTCCGCACGGGCTACGCTTCAAGCTGCAGGCACAGGCGACTTGCGCAAAACAAAAGTAGTGGATGAAATGGTCGGATTAATGGAGCGAATCGCAGAAGTAAACATGGCTAACCGCGAAGTGTCGTCCGACGTGGAGGACAACATGACTGAGCTGATCGGCGCAATGAGCCATGTACGCCAAACTTCGCAAAACGTCGAAACGATTACGAGCCTGCTGCAGCAGATGGTTGGCCAATTCAAGCTGACGGAATCGCGCCGCCGTTAAAGCTTATCCCTATATCATTAATGATGCTCGGCGAGGGCTTCCTGAAATCGGGAACCCGGGGCCGAGACAGCTGTCCGGGCTCCCGATTCCAGGGAGCCTGCTTTTTTGGAGCGACAGAAACTTTATGCCTTTAATCGCGTTCAATAGAAAGGAAGACTAGACTCGCAATTTACAGGAGGAGGCCAGCCGTTTATGGATATGTATACACAGTCTGCCTGGCTTATTCCCCTATTTCCGCTTGTATCTTTCCTGCTGCTGCTATCGCTTGGCCGAAGCTTTCAACTGGGGGCGTCATCATCGGCAGCGCAGGTTCGCTGTTATCGTTCATCCTGTCGCTGCTTGTTTTTATAGAACGGCTAGATCCGAATGCAATTGATTACAGCAACCATTTCGAATGGATGAATTTTGGCGGGTATTCGCTGTATATAAGCTTTGAACTGAACAATATGTCGGCGCTGA encodes the following:
- a CDS encoding methyl-accepting chemotaxis protein, whose protein sequence is MNQHLKGDIEDVFEGIAETRRQLLTDWAGEYWGYMERLAGTIQKELAASGGFAGADAGRMKELLHMTYTRGTDFTELFVLDTGQQVLYSTCEKRSGTICSPDEPLYPGIVYSKGQQGGQWRPCLFGPFGDRVTEQLGPRTSSFHDKMTLMFLLPLQVDGLYAGLLCGRVPNDVIGDLIQRESGHVYPDSGDNYLFMAKPRLNTQIEPGTALSRSRFEDRTFTRGENLKDGVTTDWGTVSVQEHTELEIIFTDPATGQLHPGVANTIRNGSNLFVEFPGYSDYRHIPVIGKGVTFQLPHCPDMWGMMCEADLEEVYRIRSIRYRESRIGLWSSLGLGVLMAVLVYMVAQYAAQWVAATAAGLFAFVYAIAVTGRLQRRETNRIIDKLQDITRFIRMNAEGEGDLTERLPLASFGNDETKELAKWINNMIDSLEGIMLKVKLAAQDVMSSQQTLGQSAEETAHSTERVNAKMSHMIGGLLTQLQDIDTAKDAAADMRGTLRLLERQAAEQIAVAQFEVDRIGDKMDHISNRVNETNETIRSFMRTVDEIRGVLQVIGEISSQTHLLALNASIEAARVGEQGRGFEVVAAEIRKLAEMTRSSTEEVHQITHEIYEKAKQAYASMDEGTKVVEEGSQLVASARATLQAAGTGDLRKTKVVDEMVGLMERIAEVNMANREVSSDVEDNMTELIGAMSHVRQTSQNVETITSLLQQMVGQFKLTESRRR